The genomic DNA CGCACCGGACGTGAAGAGAAAATGCTAGCACCTGGACCCCGGGCTGGCAATCGAACGGCGGGCCGCGCACGGGATCAGGGGCGGCCGAGACGATCCTTCAGAGTATCGATGGCCGACACGGGCATGGGATCCACTTCGTGGTGTGACGCCAGGGCCACGGACAATGCGTCACCCCACTGGACCGACTCCAGGCAGCGCGCGAGCGGAGCACCGTCTTGCACCGAGACCTCGCCCCAGTGCGCGACACGGTCCGCGAGCACCTCGCGGGTGATCTCGAAACGACGCGCCACCCGTGGATGCTCTCCGGGATCGCGCAGAGCGACGACGACGGCCTCGGACCGCACGGACGTCGCATGCCCCCATCCCACGATCTCGTTGTGATCGAGCTCCGGGAGTTCTGCGGTCGACACGAGCATCTTCGAGTTCTCGTTCAGCTGGGCCCGGAGTCGCCGCATGGATGCGATCGCGACCGGTGCCCCGGCGTAGACCACGGGCAGGCGGCCGCTCAAGCGCTCGGCCCAGCCGGACACCGAGTCGTCGCCGGGGGCGTCACCGTCGAGGCCGTGACGCCGCACGCCGTCGTCGAGCCGACCGGCGGCCTCCTCCACCTGCGCGGTCAGGTCCCCGACCATCCCCGCACGCTGCAGGATTCCGCAGAGAAGACCGACACCGTGACCCAGACTGGCGCGAGGAGGCAGGCCACCGGGAATCGGCAGGACGGGAACGTCGGCGGCCTCGGCCAGCTCGGCCAGGCGTCCGCCCGAACCCAGCGCCACGGCCCGGTCCGCGTGCTCGCCCTCGAGCACCGCTTCGAAGGACGAGAGGGTCTCTTCGGTGTTGCCGGAATAGCTGCTGAACACCAGCAGATCGCGATCGCGCAGAGGGAAGGGGGGAGCGTAGGTCCGCACGATCCGCAGATCGAAAGTGCCGGCAGCCAGGCTCCCACCCACCACCTCGGCCGCGGCCGCGCTGCCACCCATGCCGAACACCACGACGCGATCGGCGTCGGTCGGAATCACGACGTCGTGACCGCACGCAATGGCGTACGAGCTGCGGAGCTGCTCACCCAGGCGCGCCACCAACGCCGCCATCTCGCGGACTCCCGCGCGGGTCATGTCCATGGAGATCCTCCCCGTCGGTCGTGGACCGATCACTCCTGATCGGATCCGAGGAAATCGCGCAGACGCTCGTGCGCGCGGGTCCGCAGGTAGCGGTCGACCTCCGCGGTCGTCGAGAGCTGCGCCACGTCCTCGGCCCAACCCCGCACCTGCTCGTAGCTCACGCTGCGGATCGCCTTCTTCACCAGCGGCACGGCTGCCGCATGGGTACTGAGCTCGTCGATGCCGATGCCCACCAAGAGCAGGGCGTGCAGCGGATTCGCCCCCATCTCTCCACAGCAACCGACCCAGATCCCGGCGTCGTGCGCGGCCCGTACGGTGTCGCGGATGGCCCGCAGGACCGCCGGGTGGTGTGCCTGCGCCAGATGGGCGACCCGTGCATTCGTGCGGTCGACCGCGAGCAGGTACTGCGTCAGGTCGTTCGTCCCGATGCTGAAGAAGTCGCACTCGCGCGCGAGCTCCGGTGCCATGGCGACCGCCGACGGCGTCTCGATCATGATCCCGAGCTCGAGTTCGGCGTCGAATTCGTGGCCCTCGCGGTGCAGCACGTCACGCACGGCCGCCGCCTCGCTCTGGAAGGCCCGCAGTTCCTCGAGGTCGCACACCATGGGGAACATGATCTTCATGCTGCCGTAGCGACTCGCCCGGTACAGGGCCCGCAGCTGCGTGTGCAGGATTTCGGGGTGGCTCAGCAGGAAACGGGCACCGCGGAGACCGAGGAAGGGATTGTACTCCCGCATGCCTCCCATGGCCGCGAGCAGCTTGTCGCCCCCGACGTCGAGCGCGCGGAAGATCACGGGTGCGTCGCCCACGCGTTCGAGCAGGTCACGGTAGCTGGCGACCTGCTCCTCCTCGCTCGGCAGGTGCGACGTCGACAGGTAGAAGTACTCGGTGCGCACCAGTCCGATCCCACGCGCGCCGTTCGCCAACGCCAGATCGACCTCCTGCGGCAACTCGATGTTCGCCGACAACTCCACGCGGCGGCCGTCGGTGGTCTCGGCTGCGACGTCGCGGATCCGGAGCAGCCGCTCCTCGGCCTGCCGCCGGCGACGGATGCGAACCTCGAAACGCCGCAGCGTCGCTGCGTCCGGGTCGACCATGACCTCACCCGTGGCCCCGTCGATGGCCAGGTCGACACCGTCCTCGACGCGACCGCTGAAGTCACGGAGACCGACCACGGCGGGCACGCCCAGACTGCGCGCGATGATGGCGGTGTGCCCGGTGTGCCCCCCCTCGTCCACGCAGAAGCCGCGCACATGGGCGAGGTCCAGGGCTGCCGTCTCGCTCGGGGTGAGTTGGGGCGTGACCAGGATGCACGCTTCGTCGAGCTGCGGAACGGGATCACTGCCCCCGGTGAGGGCGCGGACGACGCGCTGCTCGACGTCGCGGAAGTCGGTCATGCGCTCGCGGAACAGGCCATCGCCGCGCAGGTCGAGCGGAATCAGGGCCTCGGCCATGGCCCGGGTGAAGGCGGCTTCGGCCGACAGCCGCTCCGACTCGATCGCGCGGTCGACGACCGACAGGAAGTCCTCGTCCTCGAGGATCAGCAGCTGCGCGTCCAGGATCTGCGCCTGTTCCTCACCGAGCTGCTGGCGCAGTTGTGAGCGGAGCGAACTCAGCTCGGCGCGGGTCATCTCGAGGGCCCGTTCGAGGCGCTCTCTCTCGTGTGCTGCGTCCCCACCGGGGGGCGTACGCCAGTCGACGCGCAACGCGGCGCGACGCCAGGTCTTCGCCGGAGCGATCACGAGTCCCGGAGACGCACTGATTCCTCGCCAGCGCTGCACCTCAGGCCTCCTCGGCCAACTCGACCTCGATGAGATGGACGAGGGCATCGAGCGCCTCCGCCTCGTCGGGCCCCACGGCGATCACGTCGATCGGATCCCGATGCCTCGCGACCAGCGAGGCCAGGCCCAGGATGCTCTTGGCGTTCGTCTCCACGCCGCTGTAGGCGATCCGGATGTCGCACTCGAACTGCTTGGCCACCTGGACGATGCGGCTCGCCGCCCGCAGGTGGAGTCCCACCGGATCTCCGATGTGCGCCGTTCTCAGAGCCATGGCCCGGCTTCCCCCGTCCTCAACCTTGGAGCCGGGTGACGGCCCACACGAGCAACCCCACGCTCAGCAGAGCCCACTCGGGGCCCGAACGCTTCCAGGCGAGCACGGCGACCATCGCCGTGGCTCCGGCGGTCGACAGGGGGAACTCCGCAATCGTCGGTCCCGCGCCGCTGCCGAGCAGCGAGGCCGCGAGGACACCGGCACCGACCGCCCCGGCGCGACGGAAACGATCCGCCAGGGCGTGGAGCGGGAGCCGGCGCAACGCCAGTCCGATCGCCGGACCCTGGACGTACCCCCAACGCAGACCCCAGTGACGCAACCACCCTTGTCCGATCCCCAGCACCGCCCACGCGACCAGCGCGGCCCACGGGCCGGCCCAGAGAGCGGCGACCGCGGCCCACACCATCACCGCGGGGCGCAGTCCCGTCCACACGAGTCGGTCGCCGAGTGCGCCGAGCGTGCTCGGCAGGGTCTCGGTGAGCGCCCGCGCAAGATCCCGATTCCCCTGCTCGTCGACGGCGACCCGCGCACCCGCGAGAACGCCGAACAGGAAGGGATTCGTGTTCACGACCCCCGGCTCGGCCCGGACCCAGTCCGCATCGGGTCGGGCCGCCTCCTCGCGGGTGGGCTCGAGGGCGACGATCCAGCCCAGCCACTGCCGCCGCGACGGCGAGAAGCTGCCCTGGACGCTCCAGAGCCTCCACCACGAGATGGCTGCCATCCCGGACCGGCCCCGTCGCATCACGACGGCACCTCCGTGCCGAGGACCAGGAGGGCCAGTCCCACCGCGAACCCGAGCAGGAGTGCCGACCACTGGTGGCGAGCACGACCCAGGTCGCCGTGAAAGCGCCAGAGTAAGGGCAAGAGGGCGATGGGCGCCAGTTCCCAGAATCGCGCCAGCGCGGTGACTTCGGCCGTGTCCAGGCGGGGCACGAGCAGATCGAGGAATGCTCCTCCGACCGGAACGGCTGCCCCGACGACCAGGCCCCCACGCAACGCGTGGAGGGCGGTGCAGCGCAGGTGCAGCGCGGTGGGCCCGACGGAGGTCTCGTCGGTCTCGCGCCAGTCCTCGACCCACCGACCGACCATCGCCCGGGTCGTTCCGACGATACGTCCGGCGAGGTGAGCCAGTGCGACCGACAGGAGCAGGGCCAGGGCCCATCGTTCCGGCCCGGCATCGGGACCCGCCCACCAGGGAGCGGCCACCGCGGCCGAGGTCCAGTCCCGGACCCGTTGCTCTCCCACCGGGATCCGGGCCACCGAGAGCAGGAGCAGGCCGATCCCGAGCCAGACGCCCTGGCCCGGCACACCGGCGATCCAGGCCGACAGACACGCCGCGACGAAGGGATTGGCGAGAGCGGTCTGTCCGAATGCGGTGCGATCGAGTCCCGCCAGCGCACCCAGGGCAGCGGCCGCGATCAAGGCGAAGTCCCCGTGTCCCCGAGCACGGTCTCGGCACCGACCTCTGCCGCTCCGGGGACGGACTGGAAGGCCACCCGACAACCGGCCCGGATCAACGCGACCAGGTCGTTGCGGTCCGCCTCGGTCAGGTGGAACCCCTCGACGACCTCGACCGCACCGGGGCGGCGATGCAAGCCCCCGACGACGACACGATCGATCCCGGAACCGGACTCGACGAGGGTGCGCATGGTTGCACAGTCGCGGGTGAGCAGGATCGTCACGGCGTTCTCACCGACGTCCGACAACGCCTGCAGCCGCGCCGGGCAGCGCGCGGGCTCGAGGAACTCGACTTCGATGTCGGGTGGGACCGCGGCGGCGAAGAGCGATTGCCGAACCGAGTCCCGCGAGACCACGTCGTCGCAGACGAGGATCCTGCGGCCCCCGAGCGGCTCGCAGCAACCGACGATCACCTGACCGTGTACCAGACGGTCGTCGATCCGCGCCATGAGCAGGGTCATCGCTCATCCCCCTCTGTCGTCGACCTCGAGCAGGGCCACCGCGTTGTGCGCTCGATCGAGCAGTCGTGACAGCAGATCGTCGGGACCGACCTGACCGTGATGACTGAGATAGGTCAGGACCATGGGCAGGTTGGCACCGGCGAGGAGCCAGGTTCCAGGGCGCCCCGTGGCGGCCGCCCGGGCCGCGACTCCACAACTCCCGCCCCCGACGTCGACCATGATCAGCGCCGGACCCGGCTCCCGGTCGAGCCATCCACGGATCGCGGCCACCAGGTCCTCGAGTCCGAGCGACGCGTTGCTCAACACCGAGATCGGGGCCTCGACGGCGTAGATCAGGCGCGCACTCTCGAGGAGGGCGTCCCCGAGCTCACCGTGGGTCACCAGGAGTGCGCGCATCGCGAGGGCGTGGCGAGGGGTGGGGGCGTGGGAGTCACTCGGGGTCGTGTTCCAGGTACCGCTTCGTGAATCCCTGTTCGGACATGGTCTCGATCAGCTTTCGGTTGAAGTCCTCGGCCGAATCGATTCCGTAGGTCTTCAGCATGAAATCTAGCGCAATGACCTCGGCGATCACAGTGTTGTTCTTCCCGGGGAAGATCGGGGCCGTGACCCGGGGAATCCTCACACCCAGGATCTCGGTGGAGTCGCGATCGAGACCGTGCCGGTCGTAGTCCTTGGTCTCGCTCCATTCCTCGAGCGCGAGCTCGACCTCGATCCGCTTCTGCATGCGGATGGCGCGGACACCGAAGAGCGGGAACACGTCGATCACGCCGAGTCCGCGGATCTCCATGAGGTGTTCGACGTTGTCGCGGCTCCGCCCCATGAGCACGTCGCGCGAGGTCCGCCGGATCACCACGATGTCGTCGGCGACCAGACGGTGCCCGCGCTCGACCAGGTCGAGCGCCGTCTCGCTCTTGCCGATTCCGCTCGGGCCGGTGACGAGCACACCCACGCCGTAGACGTCGACCAGCGTGGCGTGGCGGGTGGTCTTCGGGGCGAAGAAGCGCGCGAGCACGTCGCGCACCGCGGTGCTGAGCTCGTCGGTCGCCAGATCGACGATGGCCAGCGGCACGCGATGGCGCAGGGCCGACTCGACCAGGCCGGAGCCGGCGGGCAAGCCCTTGGCCACGAAGATCCCCGGCAGGTCGAGGGAGAACACCCGCTCGAGCGCCTGACGCTCCAGCTCGGGGTCGAGTGTGCGGAGGTATCCCATCTCGGTCTCGCCGAAGACCTGGATCCGCTCTCGATGGAACCCCTCGACGTAGCCCATGAGAGCCATGCCGGGACGATGGATGTCGAGATGGGAGACGGTTGGTGTCTCCGGACCGGAGTCGGTGAGCGCCTCCACCTCGGCCACGTGGCGGAGACGCTCGACGACCGCTTCGAAGGGAACGCTGTGTTCCGGGTCGTGGGAGGTCATGCGGGGACTCAGCGGTCGATCTCGTCCTCGTCGGGCTCGCTCGCGGCCTCGGACGCGAGCGTGGCCTCGAGGGCGTTCGCGGAGTTCATGCCCGACGCGTCCGGCGCCTTGCGGCGATCCTCGCGCTTGCTCTTGTACCGACGCAACTGCTTCTCGAGAGCTGCGCTGGCCTGGTCCACGGAGTTCAGCATGTCTTCGCTGCTGGCCTTCGCGTGGAAGTCCTTCCCCATGACGTGCAGATGGACCTCGCAGACGAGGTCGAGATTCTCCTCCGAGAGGGTGTACCGCACGCGATCGACGTCGGCGTACTTCAGGAGCTTCTGCGACTTGTCCTCTATGGTTTCGCGAACGCGGGCGGTGGGCTTGTAATTGCGGGGCTGAATGTCCAGGTGCACCGGAATCCCTCCTGGAGTGACGACCCTGCGCTCGGGCCGCCGGGTTCGGGTCTGCGGTCGACCTTACCGTTCCGTCCCGACCGGAGCCAGCCCTTTCGGGGCCGGGTCACGAAGTCGAGCGAGGCGGCGGCTCGGTGCCGAGATCAGTAGGTCTTGCGCATCCGAGCAGGCAGGATGTTGAGCTGCTCGCGATACTTCGCGACCGTCCGCCGGGCGATGTTCAGACCCTCGGCCTTGAGCATGTCCACGATCTTCTGGTCGCTCATGGGCTTTGCCTTGTCCTCCTTCTCGATGATCTCACGGATCCGGGTTTTTGCCGCCTTCGACGACATGCTGTCGCCGTCGTCGGTGTCGAGGGACGAACTGAAGAAGTACTTGAGCTCGAAGACCCCGCGCGGGGTCTGCACGTACTTGTTCGTCGTCACGCGACTGACCGTCGACTCGTGCATGCCGATCCGGTTGGCGACCTGTTGGAGGGTCAGCGGCT from Candidatus Krumholzibacteriia bacterium includes the following:
- a CDS encoding SIS domain-containing protein, translated to MDMTRAGVREMAALVARLGEQLRSSYAIACGHDVVIPTDADRVVVFGMGGSAAAAEVVGGSLAAGTFDLRIVRTYAPPFPLRDRDLLVFSSYSGNTEETLSSFEAVLEGEHADRAVALGSGGRLAELAEAADVPVLPIPGGLPPRASLGHGVGLLCGILQRAGMVGDLTAQVEEAAGRLDDGVRRHGLDGDAPGDDSVSGWAERLSGRLPVVYAGAPVAIASMRRLRAQLNENSKMLVSTAELPELDHNEIVGWGHATSVRSEAVVVALRDPGEHPRVARRFEITREVLADRVAHWGEVSVQDGAPLARCLESVQWGDALSVALASHHEVDPMPVSAIDTLKDRLGRP
- the ptsP gene encoding phosphoenolpyruvate--protein phosphotransferase gives rise to the protein MQRWRGISASPGLVIAPAKTWRRAALRVDWRTPPGGDAAHERERLERALEMTRAELSSLRSQLRQQLGEEQAQILDAQLLILEDEDFLSVVDRAIESERLSAEAAFTRAMAEALIPLDLRGDGLFRERMTDFRDVEQRVVRALTGGSDPVPQLDEACILVTPQLTPSETAALDLAHVRGFCVDEGGHTGHTAIIARSLGVPAVVGLRDFSGRVEDGVDLAIDGATGEVMVDPDAATLRRFEVRIRRRRQAEERLLRIRDVAAETTDGRRVELSANIELPQEVDLALANGARGIGLVRTEYFYLSTSHLPSEEEQVASYRDLLERVGDAPVIFRALDVGGDKLLAAMGGMREYNPFLGLRGARFLLSHPEILHTQLRALYRASRYGSMKIMFPMVCDLEELRAFQSEAAAVRDVLHREGHEFDAELELGIMIETPSAVAMAPELARECDFFSIGTNDLTQYLLAVDRTNARVAHLAQAHHPAVLRAIRDTVRAAHDAGIWVGCCGEMGANPLHALLLVGIGIDELSTHAAAVPLVKKAIRSVSYEQVRGWAEDVAQLSTTAEVDRYLRTRAHERLRDFLGSDQE
- a CDS encoding HPr family phosphocarrier protein — translated: MALRTAHIGDPVGLHLRAASRIVQVAKQFECDIRIAYSGVETNAKSILGLASLVARHRDPIDVIAVGPDEAEALDALVHLIEVELAEEA
- a CDS encoding PTS system mannose/fructose/sorbose family transporter subunit IID — its product is MRRGRSGMAAISWWRLWSVQGSFSPSRRQWLGWIVALEPTREEAARPDADWVRAEPGVVNTNPFLFGVLAGARVAVDEQGNRDLARALTETLPSTLGALGDRLVWTGLRPAVMVWAAVAALWAGPWAALVAWAVLGIGQGWLRHWGLRWGYVQGPAIGLALRRLPLHALADRFRRAGAVGAGVLAASLLGSGAGPTIAEFPLSTAGATAMVAVLAWKRSGPEWALLSVGLLVWAVTRLQG
- a CDS encoding PTS sugar transporter subunit IIB, translating into MTLLMARIDDRLVHGQVIVGCCEPLGGRRILVCDDVVSRDSVRQSLFAAAVPPDIEVEFLEPARCPARLQALSDVGENAVTILLTRDCATMRTLVESGSGIDRVVVGGLHRRPGAVEVVEGFHLTEADRNDLVALIRAGCRVAFQSVPGAAEVGAETVLGDTGTSP
- the hprK gene encoding HPr(Ser) kinase/phosphatase, which translates into the protein MTSHDPEHSVPFEAVVERLRHVAEVEALTDSGPETPTVSHLDIHRPGMALMGYVEGFHRERIQVFGETEMGYLRTLDPELERQALERVFSLDLPGIFVAKGLPAGSGLVESALRHRVPLAIVDLATDELSTAVRDVLARFFAPKTTRHATLVDVYGVGVLVTGPSGIGKSETALDLVERGHRLVADDIVVIRRTSRDVLMGRSRDNVEHLMEIRGLGVIDVFPLFGVRAIRMQKRIEVELALEEWSETKDYDRHGLDRDSTEILGVRIPRVTAPIFPGKNNTVIAEVIALDFMLKTYGIDSAEDFNRKLIETMSEQGFTKRYLEHDPE
- the raiA gene encoding ribosome-associated translation inhibitor RaiA, encoding MHLDIQPRNYKPTARVRETIEDKSQKLLKYADVDRVRYTLSEENLDLVCEVHLHVMGKDFHAKASSEDMLNSVDQASAALEKQLRRYKSKREDRRKAPDASGMNSANALEATLASEAASEPDEDEIDR
- a CDS encoding RNA polymerase sigma-54 factor, giving the protein ETRKFIVDKLQSARWLIQTIEQRRRTIVKVMQSIVEEQRDFFDKGPVALKPLTLQQVANRIGMHESTVSRVTTNKYVQTPRGVFELKYFFSSSLDTDDGDSMSSKAAKTRIREIIEKEDKAKPMSDQKIVDMLKAEGLNIARRTVAKYREQLNILPARMRKTY